From the genome of Alcanivorax sp.:
CGCCGACAAAATATTCTTCCGTACTGGTGTTCTTGCGGGAGAAGTAAATGCCGATTCCCAGCACTACGCACAGATAGCCAGCCAGAACGACCCAGTCTGCGATTGCCAGTTTCATTATTGTTATTCCGCTTCAGGGCAACACGCAGCACGCCCGCGTGGGGCGTGTTGCGTGCAGCGTGATGCATTATTGCTCGATATAAACGTTGTCGGCCTGTTCGCCACGGTCAGACATGCGGGTGTCGAAGCGGACCCGGGTGCCAGTGCGAAGGCTGCGCCGGCCACCATTCTGAACGGCCTTGAAGTGCACAAACAGCTCTTCGCCCTTGTCGGTGAGGATAAAGCCAAAGCCCTTGTTGGGATTGAACCACTTGACCTCGCCGCGCTGCTGACCATTGCCGCCAGGCAGGGGCAGACGGGCAGGAACCAGTTTGCCGAACGGAATCAGCGGCAGCAGGTAAACTGCGACCGGGAGCCACATCCACCACTGGTTCGCAAAGACACTGGGTCCATGGCTGGCAACCAGCCCGGCCAGATAGAAGAACACTGCCACATGCAGGGGCAGACGGGCTGCACCATCACGCAGGCACACCAGGTTAACGGCCGCTGCCAGCAACAGGCCCAGCCCGGTTTGCTGGCTGTGCACATTGGAAATCTGAACAAAGGCCAGGTTTTCATGGATGGTGACGATGGCCATTTCCGGTGCAAAAAGCAGCCAGGCCCCGGGGATGGCAAGCAAAAGTGCCGCAATAGCATAAAATGCGGTCAAAGGTTTGGAGACATTCATGGATTTGACGTTACCTTGTAAATATTGAGTGTTGAATAAACGTGATACTGAAATCCGCCGGAAATGAGGCGGAATTGCCCGGGTGGCGCGGCGAAAATTGCCGATATTGCGCCCTGTACGACCGTGCAATGCGCGCATTGTACCCAAGCCGGTAAGGAATCTCATGTGGGGGCCCATTGACTGACTATCCGTTTCTCGAGGACGCCTGGCTAAAGGCATTGCAAAACAGTGGTGCGGTGACCGCTGAGCGTGGCTGGCAGCCCTGTCATGTGACGTTTGAACAGGGCTGGATGCCTCTCTACCTGCGAAGCCATTCCCGGGGCGAGTATGTGTTTGATTACAGCTGGGCGGATGCCTACCAGCGGCACGGACTGGCGTATTACCCGAAACTGGTGACGTCCATTCCCTTCACGCCGGTGACGGGGCCCCGCTGGCGTGGCCAACCCGAGCCGCAGACGTTGTGGGACGCGGTGCGGAACCGGATGGATGAGACCGGCGCTAGTGGGTGGCACCTGCTATTCCCTGATGACCCTTGCCGAGAGGCGCTGGAGGGTTTGCCACTGATGGCTCGTCAGGCCTGTCATTTCCGCTGGTTCAACCATGGCTATGACGACTTTGATGATTATCTCGGTCGCTTTCAGTCTCGCAAGCGCAAGAACCTGCGCAAGGAGCGTCGGCGGGTGGCAGAGCAGGGAATTGCCGTGCAGCGTATCGCCGGTCCGGCGGTGACCCCGGAACAGTGGCGTCTGTTCTATCAGTGTTATGCCAGTACCTACCTGAAACGGGGGCAGTTCCCCTATCTTGATGAGGACTTCTTTCTGCAACTGGCACAGACCATGGCGCCTCAAATCATGTTGGTACTGGCCTACCGGGGGGAGCAGCCGCTGGCGGCGGCACTGTACTTCCAGGATTCGCAACAACTGTATGGGCGCTACTGGGGCTGTCTTGAGGAGCTGGACGGGCTGCACTTCGAGCTTTGCTATTACCAGGGCATCGAGCACGCTATTGAGACGGGATTGCAGGTGTTCGATCCGGGGGTTCAGGGGGAGCACAAGATCCTGCGCGGCTTTGAGCCGGTGATTACCTGGTCGTTGCACTATCTGAGAGAGCCTGCCTTCCAGCGCGCCATCGCCGATTTCTGCCGGGAAGAGGCGGAGCACGTGCAGCGTTACCGGGAGGACGCCATGACGCTGCTGCCGTTCAGGAAGGATGGGGGATGATCTGATCAGCTACGAGCTACGAGCTACGAGCTACGAGCTACGAGCTACGCTCGATTTGATGGGAAAACCCGGAAAAGCTCCCGGGGGGGGGCGAAGAACAGAAAACACGTTCAGATCTTTGAGTTCGGCCCACGAAGATAACCTGCGCACTTTGTAGGAGCGGTCGTTCGACCGCGATCCGAGCCCAAGCGAGGTAAGGATTCCAGAAGCGAGTGACGAGTTACGAGTTTCGAAAGGCACAACCCGAAGCATGGAAAGCCGTTTGGGTTGTTATCTTCGAGAGGTGTTTCTGGAATCCCTGCCTCGCCGAGGCTCGGATCGCTCAGGCGAGCTGAGCTCCTACAGCGGGGTATAGCGAGTGTTTTACCGACGCAAAAAGGCCCGCCCGGGAAACCGGGCGGGCCTTTTTGCGTCAGGCCTCCTACGCGGCTACCTGCTCCTCGCGGTGATAGAGAATCGACATGGTGACCAGGTCACAGGGGTCGGCTTTGGGATGTTCCGGAGATTTGGGCCCAAGCGCGCCGGTCACATCATCCATTTCGCTGCCCTGTGGGTCGTTCAGGTCGGCAAGGAATTCCCAGACATGACCGTCCCGGTCCACCAGGGTGCCGGTGTAGATGCCGGCATCAAACAGGCAGGCGCTGGAGAAGACGGTGATATCCAGATCAAACCCCTGTCCCTCGATCCACTGACTCAGGGCAGGGTCCAGATCGCCGCTGCGCACCTGGCGGGTGAGGTGATCCACCGCCGCCCAGGCATTTCGGGTGCTGGCTTTGTTCAGTTCCATATCCGCTTACTTTGTACTTGTGGCTGGTACCAGCATGCCCTCTGGCTTGTCAGAGACCGTGGCCGGGCAACTCTTCTCCCTTTCAGTACTGGGATATTGTGCTTGTACGCGGGTGCCATCCTATAGGCAGATGCTGAAATCAGTGTAAGTGATGTCTTACTTTTGAAGCGGGTTCATGGCGCTATTTGCGACTAACGGCGGTCAAAAAGCGGTGGAAGGGGGCATTCCAGCAAGCTGGAGAGGGCGCGCAGCAATTCCTTCTCGGCGGTTTTCAGCGTGCCGTCCGCCATGGCCAGGTCCACCGCACAGTCGATCACGGGGCCCTTCAATAGCGGCGAGAGATCCGCAAGGCGATCCACGGCGCTGAACAGCTTGTCGCTGCTGCAGTGGCTGAGCGGCAGCAGGCTGCGGGCGGCTGGCAGCAGGCTTCCGGCGTGCTGGCGAAACAGGGTTTCGGCCCGGTCGTCGCTGGCGCCGCCCGCCCATACCAACACAGAGAACAGTTGCTGGAGTTCCTGGGCCACGGCGCCCAGACGATGGAAGCGGGTGTGGCGGTTGCGCCCGGCACGGGTGTCCAGTTGTTGACGGGCCAGGGCCAGCAGGGTCCATTCGAACAGGCTGAAGTGCTGGTCGGCATGACACAGGGTGTCCAGTTCCTTGAGCAGTTGGACGCGTTCGTCATCGGGCTGGCTTTTCAGGCTGGGCAGCGCCATGTCGATGAGGGGCAGCCGCGTCTCTGGCCCAAGGCGGGCCACCTGGTCAGTGAGTGACTGCAAGGCTGGTGTGTTTGGCAGCTTGCAGCGGGCCAGCAGGGCGTCTCGGTCCCCACGGCTGCGGGCCAATACCAGTGCAAACAACACCTGCCGCGCTCCTTCCGGGGTGTGGGCCTGGGTGCGGAGTTCGTCAGGGAGTGATGCCAGCAGTTGCCGTGCGTAGTCCATGTCTCCCTGTTGTACGGTGCCCACCTGTTGGGAAGGGGGCCGGGCCTGTGACGTGGTTGCCTGATCTAGGCCCTGGCCGGCAAACCCTGCGGTGCCCTCTGGCGTCCTGGAGGTGGGTGCCTGTGCCTGGGCGGAGGAGGCGGATTGCCTGGCTCTTGCTCTGGCCCGGGCCACCCATTCCGGCCCCAGTGCCTCAAGGCGTTCATCAAGGGAGGGGTGGGTGGCCAGCCACTGCTTGAGTTTCATGGGAATGGAAGGGGCAAAGCACATGTGGCTCATGTCTTCCGCGTGGCGGGAGGCCAGATAGGAGCCGCCGTCATTACGGATATGGATCAGCGCGCCGGCCAGTCCGGCGGGATTGCGGGTGAATTGCACGGCGGAGGCATCAGCCAGCAATTCCCTTTGACGGCTGACGGCAGCCTTGATCAGGCGGCCAAAGAACAGGCCCACATAGCCAATCACGACCAACGCGAGCCCCAGTGCCGGCAGGCCATTGTTCTTGCTGCTGCGTGACGAGTAGGAACGGTGGGAGCGGCGCTGGCTGTACAGCAGGTATTCGCCAATCTTGCCCACCGCCAAGATGCCGGAAAGTACAGCGACCATACGGAGATTGATACGGATGTCTGCGTTGAGAATGTGGCTGAACTCGTGCCCGATCACAGCTTGTAATTCATCCCGGGAAAAGCGCTCAAGGCTACCGCGGGTGACAGCAATGACCGCCTCGGAGGGGCGAAAACCGGCAGCAAATGCGTTGATGGTGGTTTCCTGATCCATGACATACACCTGGGGCACGGCAATGCCCGAGGCGATGCTCATTTCTTCCACCACGTTGATCAACTGGCGCTCGGCACGGTCTGTGGTTGAGGTGTTGATCAGCCGTCCGCCCAGCATTTCGGCCAGTGCGCTGCCGCCCTTGCGTAATTGCCAGCTTTTCAGCATGCACTCGAACAGGATAACGCCGAGCGTGATCAGGGCGGTCCAGTAAACCACCGGGTTGAGCAAGATAGAGCCCTGCTGAGGGTGGAGCTGGATGTTGGCGAAGCCGAGCAGGAGCACCACGGCCACGGTGACACTGGCCACCACGGCCATGATGGCCAGGCAGAAATACAGTACCAGCAAGCCAGTACGGCGTTTGGCCTTCTGTTGATGCTGAAAGAAATCCATGGGTCAGCGATTAAAAGCTGACTTTGCTGGCCTGCCGGGCGGCTTCGTTTTCTATTTGCAGCAACTGGGCTTCCTTGAAGCTGCCGAACAGTCCGCCAATGAAATTCTGCGGGAACTGTTCGCGATAGGTGTTGTAGTTCATCACCGCATCGTTGAAAGCCTGACGGGCAAAACCGATCCGGTTTTCGGTGCTGGTCAGCTCTTCCATCAGCTGGGCCATAGTCTCGTTGGCCTTGAGATCCGGGTAGTTTTCACTCAACGCGAAGAAGTTGGCCAGGGAGCCGGAGAGCAGGGATTCTGCCTTGCCGAGACGGGCCACGGCAGCACCGTCATCAGGTGCTGCCGCCGCGGCTTTCTGGGCGCTGACGGCCTGGTTGCGGGCCTCGATCACCTGGGTCAGGGTTTCTTTCTCGTGGCTCATGTAGCCCTTGGCGGTTTCCACCAGGTTGGGGATCAGGTCGTGGCGGCGCTGTAACTGTACATCGATCTGGGCAAAACCGTTCTTGAAGCGGTTTTTGAGTGCGATCAGGCGGTTATAGACGGCAATGATATAGACAATGATGGCGACGATAACGCCCAAAAAAATCAGCATGCCCATGCGGGTAATCCTTCCCCAAGCGAAATGGTTGTTGGCCTCTAAACTACTGCAAAAGTGTGAATGGGGAAAGGCGGCATGTTGAAGTTAATGTAGGAGATTCTATGTTGTCCACCCCTTTTATGCGGCGGACGACGGTGCGTAGCTGGTGCGGTTCTTCATCAACGCGAAGGCGATACGGACCAGCTTACGTGTGAGGATGACCAAGGCCTGTGTTTTTGCCAGACCACGGTCGAGATACCCTTGGTAGACACCCGCCCAGCGGGCGCTTTTGCGAGCGGCCATGGCTGCACAGTAAAGCAGCCTGCGGGTTTCTGAGTCGCCTTTCTTTGTCAGCTTGCGCTTGCCTGTTCTCGTGCCCGAGTCTTTGACATGGACATCCATCCCCAGGAAGGCCACGAAGGCGTCGCTGTTGCGGAAGTCTCCTCGTAGGAAGGCCATAACCAGCGCATAGGCTGTCAGATCGCCCACACCTTCCAGAGCCTTGCACCGTTGCACCTGATCACTGAGTCCAGCTTCTCTTACGGTGTCGCGAAGATGCTTCTGGATCAGCGTATCCAGGCTGTTGATCTGTGAGATCAGCTTTTTCAGGCTTGCCTTGAGGATCTTTTCGCCACCCAGACTCTGCTGGATCATGGTGCGTGCCTTGATGAGCGCGGCGCGGCGGCGCAGCAGTGTCTGCAGTGTTCGATACGCCTTGGGTGGCGGGCTCCAACGGCGTAGATCCTCTTTTTCTCTCTGCAAATGGCGGGCGAGCAGCTGGGCGTCAGAGGCGTCTGTTTTGGCCCGACCGCCTGTTCCCTTGCGGTAGCTGCTGAGCCGTGAAGCATCAATGACGTAAATGTGGTGCCCTTTGGCATGGGCCAACTCGATGACCGCCATGTGGTAAGTCCCTGTGGCCTCAATGGCGATCTCGCAGGGGCATGGCAGGCTCTTGAGCCAGCGCTTAATGGCTTTGGGGGTATTCTCGATGGTGAACGTCTGGCCCTGGAAATGAATGACCAACTCGGCCTTGGCGACGTCGATACCGACGTTGGATCTTGCTACTTGCATTGCCACTGAACTGCCCCTTGAGCTAGGTTACACATGCTTGTCGGGGCGCACCTGAACGCTGGCTTGCTGGTATCGTCGGTCTGAGGTGCGAACTCAGCCGATGGATTCTTTATCGGCGTATGAATAGGTGCGGGGTGGGGCCAAATCTCCTACCGTCTGTACCCTTTGGTCAGATGCACCTTTGGTCCCTCCACCCCGGCAAGTCCTGCATCATTGCAGGAGGGGCATTCAAACATACAAGCACCGCTTGAGGTGCGAACCTGAGCCTGGGCGAAGGAATGGCAATAATGC
Proteins encoded in this window:
- a CDS encoding GNAT family N-acetyltransferase, coding for MTDYPFLEDAWLKALQNSGAVTAERGWQPCHVTFEQGWMPLYLRSHSRGEYVFDYSWADAYQRHGLAYYPKLVTSIPFTPVTGPRWRGQPEPQTLWDAVRNRMDETGASGWHLLFPDDPCREALEGLPLMARQACHFRWFNHGYDDFDDYLGRFQSRKRKNLRKERRRVAEQGIAVQRIAGPAVTPEQWRLFYQCYASTYLKRGQFPYLDEDFFLQLAQTMAPQIMLVLAYRGEQPLAAALYFQDSQQLYGRYWGCLEELDGLHFELCYYQGIEHAIETGLQVFDPGVQGEHKILRGFEPVITWSLHYLREPAFQRAIADFCREEAEHVQRYREDAMTLLPFRKDGG
- a CDS encoding M48 family metallopeptidase, translated to MDFFQHQQKAKRRTGLLVLYFCLAIMAVVASVTVAVVLLLGFANIQLHPQQGSILLNPVVYWTALITLGVILFECMLKSWQLRKGGSALAEMLGGRLINTSTTDRAERQLINVVEEMSIASGIAVPQVYVMDQETTINAFAAGFRPSEAVIAVTRGSLERFSRDELQAVIGHEFSHILNADIRINLRMVAVLSGILAVGKIGEYLLYSQRRSHRSYSSRSSKNNGLPALGLALVVIGYVGLFFGRLIKAAVSRQRELLADASAVQFTRNPAGLAGALIHIRNDGGSYLASRHAEDMSHMCFAPSIPMKLKQWLATHPSLDERLEALGPEWVARARARARQSASSAQAQAPTSRTPEGTAGFAGQGLDQATTSQARPPSQQVGTVQQGDMDYARQLLASLPDELRTQAHTPEGARQVLFALVLARSRGDRDALLARCKLPNTPALQSLTDQVARLGPETRLPLIDMALPSLKSQPDDERVQLLKELDTLCHADQHFSLFEWTLLALARQQLDTRAGRNRHTRFHRLGAVAQELQQLFSVLVWAGGASDDRAETLFRQHAGSLLPAARSLLPLSHCSSDKLFSAVDRLADLSPLLKGPVIDCAVDLAMADGTLKTAEKELLRALSSLLECPLPPLFDRR
- a CDS encoding transposase; this encodes MQVARSNVGIDVAKAELVIHFQGQTFTIENTPKAIKRWLKSLPCPCEIAIEATGTYHMAVIELAHAKGHHIYVIDASRLSSYRKGTGGRAKTDASDAQLLARHLQREKEDLRRWSPPPKAYRTLQTLLRRRAALIKARTMIQQSLGGEKILKASLKKLISQINSLDTLIQKHLRDTVREAGLSDQVQRCKALEGVGDLTAYALVMAFLRGDFRNSDAFVAFLGMDVHVKDSGTRTGKRKLTKKGDSETRRLLYCAAMAARKSARWAGVYQGYLDRGLAKTQALVILTRKLVRIAFALMKNRTSYAPSSAA
- a CDS encoding cold shock domain-containing protein gives rise to the protein MNVSKPLTAFYAIAALLLAIPGAWLLFAPEMAIVTIHENLAFVQISNVHSQQTGLGLLLAAAVNLVCLRDGAARLPLHVAVFFYLAGLVASHGPSVFANQWWMWLPVAVYLLPLIPFGKLVPARLPLPGGNGQQRGEVKWFNPNKGFGFILTDKGEELFVHFKAVQNGGRRSLRTGTRVRFDTRMSDRGEQADNVYIEQ
- a CDS encoding LemA family protein — encoded protein: MGMLIFLGVIVAIIVYIIAVYNRLIALKNRFKNGFAQIDVQLQRRHDLIPNLVETAKGYMSHEKETLTQVIEARNQAVSAQKAAAAAPDDGAAVARLGKAESLLSGSLANFFALSENYPDLKANETMAQLMEELTSTENRIGFARQAFNDAVMNYNTYREQFPQNFIGGLFGSFKEAQLLQIENEAARQASKVSF